Proteins from one Camelina sativa cultivar DH55 chromosome 8, Cs, whole genome shotgun sequence genomic window:
- the LOC104708078 gene encoding uncharacterized protein LOC104708078, producing the protein MSRLLRFSKLSPLNNVMKGSSFRWCSSSTTTKNPYLMYTISVKEIPDGSHKADGLLFDPAREKLFTVRDKSVPKDLLNSSLVGSSQGWGIFYDTSDEVLRVSDFLNPLAFKSNPKVIPLPSLTTLPFDPTQIEFVRNVAMSSDSPSEEEDFLVAIKLPGSEIGVYRHGRDLPWTHFELPFTCLDKSNLAYSKTDQCFYLPGPGGNCLCSFDFHDNLNVRELLFRDLPEFSMSEFELLKAYSREEHWVESSSGERFLVQWYSYDSQLEHRDPRFMVFREEETIDSKYMCYTEDIGDICIFLSNSHPFCVEASSCPGLQPNAIYIISSHHFAVYDLDTKKCRHFEKPKGGPIKAPFIPHWIPPYSI; encoded by the exons ATGTCTCGCCTCCTCAGATTCTCTAAGCTTTCTCCACTTAACAATGTG ATGAAAGGAAGCAGCTTTCGTTGGTGTTCATCTTCAACGACCACGAAAAACCCCTACTTGATGTATACCATCAGTGTCAAGGAGATTCCCGACGGGAGCCACAAGGCAGATGGACTCTTGTTTGATCCAGCGAGGGAGAAGCTATTTACTGTACGAGACAAATCAGTCCCTAAAGACCTCCTTAACTCAAGTCTGGTTGGAAGCTCACAAGGATGGGGAATTTTCTACGACACGAGTGATGAGGTTTTACGTGTTAGCGATTTCTTAAACCCTTTGGCGTTCAAATCAAACCCAAAGGTGATTCCTTTACCTTCATTGACTACTCTGCCTTTCGATCCAACCCAAATCGAATTCGTGAGGAATGTGGCAATGTCTTCTGATTCTccttctgaagaagaagactttttgGTTGCTATCAAGTTACCGGGTAGTGAGATTGGTGTCTATAGACACGGTCGTGACCTCCCGTGGACTCATTTCGAACTTCCTTTTACCTGCTTGGACAAGTCGAATCTGGCTTATTCCAAAACAGATCAATGTTTTTACTTACCTGGTCCTGGAGGCAACTGCTTGTGTTCATTCGACTTCCATGACAACCTCAACGTCCGTGAGCTACTGTTTCGTGACCTTCCTGAGTTTTCAATGTCCGAGTTCGAGCTGCTCAAAGCATATTCCAGGGAAGAACACTGGGTGGAGTCTTCCTCAGGCGAACGTTTCCTTGTCCAATG GTACTCTTATGACTCTCAGTTGGAGCACAGAGACCCGAGATTCATGGTGTTTAGAGAGGAGGAGACCATTGATAGCAAATACATGTGTTACACTGAGGACATTGGAGATATCTGCATCTTCCTATCAAACAGTCATCCTTTCTGCGTTGAGGCCAGCTCGTGCCCTGGTTTGCAGCCTAATGCCATCTACATCATCTCCTCTCATCACTTTGCTGTCTACGATCTCGACACCAAAAAATGCCGTCATTTTGAAAAACCCAAAGGTGGACCAATAAAGGCTCCATTCATCCCTCACTGGATTCCTCCCTATTCTATCTAA